AAATTATCGCTGCCTTGGGCATTGCGCTCTTTGCAGGGCTAACCATGCACGACGCTCAGCAGACACGCGCAATTTTCGCCGCATACGAGAATCAGGGTGCCGAAGTCGTCGAGCGGGTCTCCATCTTGTGCGCCCTCAACTTGTATCTTGACTTTGTCAACCTCTTCCTCTACATCTTGCAGATCTTTGGCTCGCGCAATTAGCCACTGATACTCGTGCGCGACAGCCGCGCATACCACTGATGCCCGGTAGATGGACTAGTTCCACCTACCGGGCATCTTGCTTTGGACCGACTATCTGGCACTATGATTTCGTTGAACTTTGTCAATCAACTGCGGCAAGAATCCGACCGACAACCCCATGATGACCAGCCCGATGACCAGCCCTGCGAGCGTGGCCCAGGCAGAGCGGCCAGTGGGGAGCACAATGGCGAAGAAGTGCGCCACGAATGGAATAAACGCTCCAATAATTCCGGCAGCCGCAAAGACAGCCACCAGGACTCCTCGCCAGGATTTGAGCGGGCGCGCCACCCGAGCCAGAACCAGAATGCCCATGGCGAACAAGACAATAGCGCAGACCGTGCGCAGCTGGGAGAGATCGGCAGGCAGGCGCAGGTTCCAGCCCATAATCCCCGGCAAGAACCATGCCATGAGTAAGACCACCAGAGCGGTTGCAAGGCCGCCCGGTATGGCGAAGGCCACCACGCGCTTCAAGAATCCTGGCTTGTAACGGCGGGTATTGGGCGCCAGCGCCAGGAAGAAGGCAGGAGTTCCAATCGTCAGGGCACCAATGTAGGTGATGTGGCGAGGCAGGTAGGGGAAGGGAATGCCGGTGAGTACCACACCCAGTGAAATCAGGGCCGAGTACACGGTTTTGACCAAGAAGAGGCCCGCCACGCGCTCCATGTTGGCCATCACCTGCCGCCCGCGAGCCACCACGTCGGGCAGGTGGGAGAACTTGGAATCCACCAAAACCACCTGGGCCACAGCTTTGGTGGCCGGCGCAGCGTTGCCCATAGCGATGCCCAAATCAGCCTCTTTTAAAGCCAGCGAGTCGTTCACCCCGTCGCCAGTCATGGCCACCGTATGTCCTCCAGCGTGGAGGGCTTGCACGATGGCCTTCTTTTGATCAGGCAGCACACGGCCGAGCACATCGACTTCTTCCAAAACCTCGGCCAGGGCATTGATGTCGGAGGGCAGTTTGCGGGCATCCATGGCCCGGGGCTTGTCCTGCCCAGTCAGGTGAACCTGGGCTGCTATGGCGGCCACCGTAGCTGGGTTGTCGCCCGAAATAATGCGACAGCGCACCGACTGCTCCCGGAACCAGGCGAGCGTCTGCTCAGCGTCATCTCGAATGTGCTCTGAGCAGGTAATCAGCGCTGCTGGCTTGAGGTCGCTGGGCAGGGTCGGGTTCTGCTCGTCGCAATCGCCCTGCGCCTCCTGAGCCAGCATCAGCACCCGGTAGCCCTGGTCAGCTAAGGCCGAGACCTGCTGTTCCACGTCTTCAAAATGCTGTTTTTGCGCCGACAGGAGCACTTCCGGCGCCCCAAAGTACCAGCTACTGCCGTCCTCTTGAGCCACAGCACTCCACTTGCGCGCCGACGAGAAAGGCACGCGGGCCCGTATCTGGGTCGAGGGTTGCACCTGGGCCAGCCCCTTGAGAATGGCCGCGCCCGTAGCGTTCGGGTTTTCCTCGTGGGAGACATTGACCAGCGCTTGTTCCAACTGACCGCTGTCGCCACCGCTCAGGTTGACTAGGGAATTGTAGACGATGCCGCCATCGGTAATCGTCCCGGTCTTATCGAGGTTGAGCGCATCGACTCGAGCTAGGGTCTCCACAGATTCCAGCTCTTGCACCAGGGTATTTTGCCGGGCCAGACGGATGGCTGCCAGCGCAAAGTTCAGAGAGGTCAGGAGCACCAGCCCCTCAGGAATCATGCCCACTACCCCGGCCACAGCCGAGACTACGGCGCCCCGCCAAGCGCCAGTAGCGATAGCCTCCTGGAAACCGCCCACAGTGCGCATCTGGGTCCAGACCAGCAGAATGCACAGGGGCACCACCACGAAGGTCATAGCCTTCAAAATAGTGTTGATACCGTCGTTTAAGTCCGAGTGCGTCTTTTTGTAGACCTTGGCCTGAGCGGTCAGCTTGGAAGCGTAGGAGGAGGCGCCCACAGCGCTCACCCGCACTAGAGCCATGCCAGAGGTGGCCGTGGAGCCGGAGTAGACCGGATCATCTTCGCCCTTGCGCACGGTCTTGGACTCGCCGGTCAACATGGACTCGTCCAGCTCCAGCCCCCAGCTGTGCACAATCTTTGCATCAGCCGGCAGCTGGTCACCTGAACGAACCCAGAGCAGGTCGCCCACCACAATCTCATCATGGGGTACCCGCACCTGCTGACCGGCGCGGCGCACGTAGTAGTCCGAAGCCACTAAAATAGAGAGCTTGTCCAGGGTCCGCTTGGCCTTGAGCTCCGTGGCTACACCAATACCGGTGTTGATAATAATGATGACCCCGAATACCGCGTCTTTCCACTGCCCGGTAGCCAGCACCAGCAGCATAGCCGCGAAAATGAGGCCATTAAACAGGGTGCAAACGTTGGCCCGAATAATCTGTCCAAGGGTGCGCGAAGTCGCCTCGTGGGAGGTGTTCACGGCCCCGGCATCCACCTGGGCCTGCACTTCTTCGGTGGTCAGCCCCAGCAGGTCTACTCTTGGGAAGGTTGGCTCATTGTCTTGCTCTACGCTCACAGCTTTTCCTCCATCTGATCGGGCCACTTATGCTGGGCCATGTCGTCTGATAAGTTCACCCGTATGGTGCGCGCATGAGCACGATCGTCCACAATCGTCTGCAAAACCCGTCCGAGAGGCTGCGCATCCGGCGCCTGCTGGTCCAGCACGAGTTCAGCCGCGTACAGGGTTTGCTGCTGAGGCCTATAACCCGGCCCCAAGAGGGTGAGGGCCACACCCGCCTTCCGGGCCTGCTCCAGGGTGGCGGTCCAAGGCCCCGGGCTCATGTTTTCCACGACCACTACTGATACCTTGCGCGCTACAGCGTCTCGCACCGCCTGCTCTTGCCCCGCTTGGCTGGAAGCAGGCGCATAGTAGGCCTGCATATTGTTGTGCTCAAGAAGGTCAAACATGACCGTATTCTCTGGATCCTGCGCCTGCCGCTGGCTGCTGCTGGCAGGGCCCACAAGAGCGACCTGCACATTCGAGCGGTCTACGCCGTCGTGCTCGCTGGTAACCCCCTGCTGCCAGCTGTCTCCCACCGCGCGCCCCCTGGGAGCACAAGCAGACAGACTTATCAGTAAGGACAAGGCGCAGCCAAAGCCCAAAAGCCCGCGTCTGAGGCGAATCAGCTGCGGGCGCGAGAGTCGTTTGGTCATGTCTACCTATTGTATCCGTGGCATGTTTCAGCCAGGTTCTTACTTAGTAAAGACTCCTACGGTCTCCACATGGTGGGTCATGGGGTAAATGTCGAAGGCTTCAATGCTGCTCAAGTGGTAGCCCTGCCCCACTAATGTAGCGGTGTCGCGGGCCAGGCTCGTAGGGTCACAGGCTACGTAGACTACGACCGGGGCACCTGAGCGCGCAATCTGCTGGCAGACCGCTGCCTGGGCACCTGAACGCGGAGGATCCAAAACTACAGCATCCGGTTTAGCCAACTTGCCAGGCAAGCCACGCTCAAGAGTGCGGGCCACATCACCAGCCAAGGCCATCACCCGTTTGCCCACGGCAGCCACCTGGGTGTTGTAATGGGCCTGGGCCACAGCTATGCGCGAGCCCTCAATGCTGGCGAGCTGAGCATCAGGTGCAATCAGCGTGGCCAGGGGCAGGGTAAAGAGGCCGGATCCTGAATACAAATCCCAAATCACCGGCGCTTGGACGGCCTTAATATTCGCCTTGACAGCCCGAACAACCGCCGTAGCCAGCAAATGGGGTGCCTGTCGGTGAATCTGCCAAAAACCGGTAGCGTCCACTTCGTAACGGAAGGTCTGCCCCTCAACGTCCACCTGCTCGTGAACCTTACGCTGGCCGGCCTTCACCTTCGAGGACACGATGCAAGCGAAATTGTCCTCAACACCCCCCTCCTGCTGGTCCGGCAGCGCCAGGCGAATAGGGCTGTTGGGTTCAAAGCCACCAGACCACACACCCAGACGGCTGGCAAAATCGTTGAGCTCGCGCGTGGCCAGAGGCATCTGGTCAATGGCCACA
This window of the Bombiscardovia nodaiensis genome carries:
- a CDS encoding putative RNA methyltransferase, with translation MQVTLRVERYADQGRCVGHIDGQVIFVRFALPGELVEVSVDLPVRAKRRFLTGEVTKVIEPSPDRVEPAWPLAGPLAWGGGVGGADLVHVSLAGQLAWKQAVVQEQMHRLGHVDTSVKVLRAPGDEERGGLYWRTRIDLIADEQGRPSMRRRESHERVAIDQMPLATRELNDFASRLGVWSGGFEPNSPIRLALPDQQEGGVEDNFACIVSSKVKAGQRKVHEQVDVEGQTFRYEVDATGFWQIHRQAPHLLATAVVRAVKANIKAVQAPVIWDLYSGSGLFTLPLATLIAPDAQLASIEGSRIAVAQAHYNTQVAAVGKRVMALAGDVARTLERGLPGKLAKPDAVVLDPPRSGAQAAVCQQIARSGAPVVVYVACDPTSLARDTATLVGQGYHLSSIEAFDIYPMTHHVETVGVFTK
- the ctpE gene encoding haloacid dehalogenase, with amino-acid sequence MSVEQDNEPTFPRVDLLGLTTEEVQAQVDAGAVNTSHEATSRTLGQIIRANVCTLFNGLIFAAMLLVLATGQWKDAVFGVIIIINTGIGVATELKAKRTLDKLSILVASDYYVRRAGQQVRVPHDEIVVGDLLWVRSGDQLPADAKIVHSWGLELDESMLTGESKTVRKGEDDPVYSGSTATSGMALVRVSAVGASSYASKLTAQAKVYKKTHSDLNDGINTILKAMTFVVVPLCILLVWTQMRTVGGFQEAIATGAWRGAVVSAVAGVVGMIPEGLVLLTSLNFALAAIRLARQNTLVQELESVETLARVDALNLDKTGTITDGGIVYNSLVNLSGGDSGQLEQALVNVSHEENPNATGAAILKGLAQVQPSTQIRARVPFSSARKWSAVAQEDGSSWYFGAPEVLLSAQKQHFEDVEQQVSALADQGYRVLMLAQEAQGDCDEQNPTLPSDLKPAALITCSEHIRDDAEQTLAWFREQSVRCRIISGDNPATVAAIAAQVHLTGQDKPRAMDARKLPSDINALAEVLEEVDVLGRVLPDQKKAIVQALHAGGHTVAMTGDGVNDSLALKEADLGIAMGNAAPATKAVAQVVLVDSKFSHLPDVVARGRQVMANMERVAGLFLVKTVYSALISLGVVLTGIPFPYLPRHITYIGALTIGTPAFFLALAPNTRRYKPGFLKRVVAFAIPGGLATALVVLLMAWFLPGIMGWNLRLPADLSQLRTVCAIVLFAMGILVLARVARPLKSWRGVLVAVFAAAGIIGAFIPFVAHFFAIVLPTGRSAWATLAGLVIGLVIMGLSVGFLPQLIDKVQRNHSAR